Genomic segment of Thermodesulfobacteriota bacterium:
TGGGGCACGAGGGTATGAATATGGAAGGGAATAAAGAAATGGAGACTCAGCAGAACCCCGAGGGCTATACAGAGATTAATATCACTCCACAAAGACAACAGCTTATAGGTGTAAAGACAGATGAAGTGATTACAAGAAATCTTATAAGGGATATCAGAACAGTTGGAATAATTGAAGCCGATGAGACAAAGATTGCGCGGATTAGTATCAAATTTACGGGATGGATTAATGATGTGTTTGTAGATTATGTTGGGAAATATGTAAGACGTGGGGAACCGATTTTTACGGTGTACAGCCCAGAGCTCGTTTCTACCCAACAAGAATACCTTCTTGCTCTAAGGGCACAGGACTCGTTTGGAAAAAGCTCATTCCCTGAAATCTCTTCAAGTGCAAAATCACTGCTTGAGGCTACACGTGAAAGGCTCCTCCTCTGGGATATACCTGACAGCGAAATCAGGAGAATTGAAAAAACAGGAAGACCCATTAAATACCTAACTCTCTATTCTCCTATAAGTGGATACGTAACTAAGCGAGAGGCCTTTCCTCAGAAGATGATTATGCCCAGTGACGTTGTATTTGAGATTGTGGATCTGTCTTCTCTATGGCTTCTTGCGGACATATATGAATACGAACTTCCACTGATTAAAGAGGGACAAGAAGCAACACTTTCTCTGTCATACTACCCAGCGGATGTTTTTCAAGGAAACGTCACCTACGTTTACCCAACTTTAGAGACAAAAACCAGAACTGTGAAAGTGAGGTTTGAGTTTAAAAATGAAGGTATGAAACTAAAGCCCGGTATGTATGCCAATGTTGAGCTAAAAGTTCCTTTAGGAGAAAGGCTATCCGTTTCAGGGGATTCGGTCATTGAAACTGGAGAAAGAAATATCGTATTTGTCGCTATGGGAGATGGCTATTATGAACCAAGAGAGGTTAAAGTCGGACAAAAAGCTGAAGGCTACTATGAGGTTTTAACCGGCCTAAAAGAAGGCGAGAGTGTGGTAAGAAGCGCAGCTTTCCTTGTAGATTCAGAAAGCCGTTTGAAAGCTGCTTTGGAATCATTCGGTGCGGGTATGCCCGGGCATGGAGGGATGGAGCCTGTTTCCGAAGCTCCAAAATTAGCACCTAAAGACGTTAACATTTCTTTTAAGTCAAATAACGTACCGCCTAAAGTCGGAGATAATACCTTCAAAATTACTTTGACAGATGTCAATGGAAATCCAATAAAAAATGCTAATGTTGATGTTCTATTTCATATGCCGGCTATGCCTTCAATGGGAATGCCTGCAATGAGCGTAACGGCAAAAGGAAAGCATTCTAAAAATGGACAATATTTTGTTGAGACCGAAATCCCAATGAGCGGTTCATGGCAAGTAAAGGTCGCCGCAACAATGCCTGGAAAACCGCCTGTATCTAACCTCTCTGAAATTAACGTTAGGTGAACCGTAAAGGAGACAAGACATGGTCGATAAGATAATTGAATTTTCTGCTCGAAATCGATTTATGGTACTTCTTATTATTTTCTTTCTGACAGTCTGGGGTATTTGGGCTCTTAAAAATACCCCTCTTGATGCCATACCAGATCTCTCCGATACCCAAGTTATCATTTTCACCGATTGGCCAGGAAGGAGCCCCGATTTAGTCGAAGATCAAATTACATACCCAATAACAACATTGCTCCTTGCAGCCCCAAAAGTGACAGTTGTAAGGGGTATATCCATGTTTGGATTCTCTTTTGTGTATGTCTTATTTGAGGACGGAACCGATATATACTGGGCAAGAAGCCGTGTGCTCGAATATCTCACTGGACTCCAGGGTAGATTGCCCGAGGGCGTTAATCCAATTATTGGGCCTGATGCTACTGGTGTTGGTTGGGTTTACGAATATGCTCTAGTTGATGAAACAGGTAAATACGACCTATCAGAATTACGATCTTTCCAGGAATGGTATTTAAGATACTGGCTACAAAGCGTGCCAGGCGTTGCAGAGGTCGCCAGTGTTGGAGGATTTGTAAAGCAGTATCAGATAAACGTGGATCCCAATAAGCTTTTAGGCTATAACATACCCTTAAAAACCGTGATTGACTCGGTGAGAATGAGCAACAATGATGTTGGAGGAAGAGTAGTAGAGTGGACAGGTAGGGAATATATTGTAAGGGGAAGGGGATATATAAAATCACTTGACGATATAAGAAATATAGTTGTGTCCGTGGATGGGGAGGGAACAGGTACTCCTGTGCTCCTTAGAGAACTAGCCGACGTACGACTCGGACCAGACATTAGAAGAGGCCTCACAGAACTCAATGGAGAGGGTGAAGTAGCCGGGGGCATTGTGGTCGCCCGATTCCGCGAGAATGCCCTGAATGTGATAAATGGTGTAAAAGAAAAGCTTGAAGAAGTTAAAGGCGCTTTTCCCGAGGGCATAAAACTGGTTACTACCTATGACCGTTCTGAACTTATCAAGAGTGCCATTAAAACCCTTAAGGAAAAACTTATAGAGGAAAGCATCATAGTCAGTATAGTCTGTTTGGTGTTTCTATATCACTTTCGATCCGCACTCGTAGTTATCCTAACCCTTCCATTTGCGATTTTATTTTCCTTTATCCCTATGTATTACCTCAAGCTCACATCCAACATAATGTCCCTTGGAGGAATTGCTATAGCAATAGGAGCCATGGTCGACGCTGCAATAGTGATTGTCGAGAACGTACATAAGAGACTTGAACACTGGGAAGAGGAGGGGAAAAAAAGGAATAGATTAGATGTAGTTATAGATGCCATGAAAGAAGTTGGAAAGCCTATATTTTTTGCATTACTCGTGATCACCGCTTCATTTATTCCTGTTTTCTCACTTGAATATCAAGAAGGAAGGCTTTTTAAACCACTTGCCTTTACA
This window contains:
- a CDS encoding efflux RND transporter periplasmic adaptor subunit, with the protein product GHEGMNMEGNKEMETQQNPEGYTEINITPQRQQLIGVKTDEVITRNLIRDIRTVGIIEADETKIARISIKFTGWINDVFVDYVGKYVRRGEPIFTVYSPELVSTQQEYLLALRAQDSFGKSSFPEISSSAKSLLEATRERLLLWDIPDSEIRRIEKTGRPIKYLTLYSPISGYVTKREAFPQKMIMPSDVVFEIVDLSSLWLLADIYEYELPLIKEGQEATLSLSYYPADVFQGNVTYVYPTLETKTRTVKVRFEFKNEGMKLKPGMYANVELKVPLGERLSVSGDSVIETGERNIVFVAMGDGYYEPREVKVGQKAEGYYEVLTGLKEGESVVRSAAFLVDSESRLKAALESFGAGMPGHGGMEPVSEAPKLAPKDVNISFKSNNVPPKVGDNTFKITLTDVNGNPIKNANVDVLFHMPAMPSMGMPAMSVTAKGKHSKNGQYFVETEIPMSGSWQVKVAATMPGKPPVSNLSEINVR